The Oncorhynchus nerka isolate Pitt River linkage group LG12, Oner_Uvic_2.0, whole genome shotgun sequence genome includes a region encoding these proteins:
- the ecsit gene encoding evolutionarily conserved signaling intermediate in Toll pathway, mitochondrial isoform X2: MALRRFHGSPGCYKSQPVPTDPGEEHEDRIKKDKSLITHDDLFERVAREAKTKATFNRVVDVFSKRDIRRRGHVEFIYAALKKMPEFGVERDLTVYNKLLDVFPKEVFVPRNFIQRMFNHYPRQQECGVQLLEQMENYGIMPNVESKVLIVQIFGDKSHPMRKYQRIMYWFPKFKHANPFPVPLQLPEDPVDLARLSLNRIANDLDAKVTVYQMPCTDISESGEEITFPHVVGIQSPDQMELLAKHNPNRPVFVEGPFPLWLRKICVYYYILRADPLPPEEKVEESYDPERCFDYPLQLDLDLDRDMGDDDSFDVEDVDEGPVFAMCMTSQGDQATLNQWISGLQETNPTLGRVPTLFRLEAGPRELQGVADPGPGYREEGEEEAETDIVVEEERQRSQGVKQ, from the exons ATG GCACTCAGGCGTTTCCATGGCAGCCCAGGATGTTATAAGAGCCAGCCTGTACCCACGGACCCTGGTGAAGAGCATGAGGATAGAATAAAGAAGGACAAGTCACTGATCACTCACGATGACCTGTTTGAGAGGGTGGCCAGGGAGGCCAAGACTAAGGCTACCTTCAACAGAGTGGTGGATGTCTTCAGTAAGAGGGACATACGGCGTCGGGGTCATGTAGAGTTCATATACGCTGCCTTGAAGAAGATGCCAGAGTTTGGTGTGGAACGGGACCTTACAGTCTACAACAAGCTGTTGGATGTCTTTCCCAAGGAGGTGTTTGTCCCCAGGAATTTTATCCAGCGCATGTTCAACCACTACCCCCGACAGCAGGAGTGTGGGGTGCAACTGCTGGAACAGATGGAGAACTATG GTATCATGCCAAATGTCGAAAGTAAGGTCCTGATCGTCCAGATCTTCGGGGACAAGAGCCACCCGATGAGGAAGTACCAGCGCATCATGTACTGGTTCCCCAAGTTCAAGCACGCCAACCCCTTCCCCGTCCCCCTGCAGCTCCCCGAGGATCCTGTAGATCTGGCCCGGCTCAGTCTCAACCGCATCGCCAACGACCTGGACGCTAAGGTCACCGTCTACCAGATGCCCTGCACCGACATCTCTGAGTCCGGAGAGGAGATCACCTTCCCACACGTCGTAG GGATCCAGAGCCCAGACCAGATGGAGCTGCTGGCTAAACATAACCCCAACAGGCCTGTGTTTGTGGAGGGCCCCTTCCCCCTGTGGCTGAGGAAGATCTGTGTCTACTACTACATACTCAGGGCTGACCCACTGCCCCCCGAGGAGAAG GTGGAGGAGTCTTACGACCCTGAGAGGTGTTTCGACTACCCTCTCCAGCTGGACCTGGACTTGGACCGGGACATGGGGGACGACGACAGCTTCGACGTGGAAGACG TGGACGAAGGGCCGGTGTTCGCCATGTGTATGACAAGCCAGGGGGATCAGGCCACCCTGAACCAATGGATCTCAGGCCTGCAGGAGACCAACCCCACCCTGGGCCGCGTCCCTACCCTGTTCCGCCTGGAGGCCGGCCCCAGGGAGCTCCAGGGAGTGGCAGACCCCGGACCCGGGTACAGGGAGGAGGgcgaagaggaggcagagacggATATTGTCGTGGAGGAAGAGCGTCAGCGTAGCCAGGGAGTGAAGCAGTGA
- the ecsit gene encoding evolutionarily conserved signaling intermediate in Toll pathway, mitochondrial isoform X1 has translation MNCARCLLRLQSVGFLAPSVRAAVQHAALLQPATALSQITAHNTCGQALRRFHGSPGCYKSQPVPTDPGEEHEDRIKKDKSLITHDDLFERVAREAKTKATFNRVVDVFSKRDIRRRGHVEFIYAALKKMPEFGVERDLTVYNKLLDVFPKEVFVPRNFIQRMFNHYPRQQECGVQLLEQMENYGIMPNVESKVLIVQIFGDKSHPMRKYQRIMYWFPKFKHANPFPVPLQLPEDPVDLARLSLNRIANDLDAKVTVYQMPCTDISESGEEITFPHVVGIQSPDQMELLAKHNPNRPVFVEGPFPLWLRKICVYYYILRADPLPPEEKVEESYDPERCFDYPLQLDLDLDRDMGDDDSFDVEDVDEGPVFAMCMTSQGDQATLNQWISGLQETNPTLGRVPTLFRLEAGPRELQGVADPGPGYREEGEEEAETDIVVEEERQRSQGVKQ, from the exons ATGAACTGTGCCCGCTGTCTACTACGGCTCCAGAGTGTAGGGTTCCTGGCCCCCTCTGTCAGAGCAGCTGTCCAGCATGCTGCCCTGCTTCAGCCAGCCACAGCACTGTCCCAAATAACAGCACACAACACATGTGGTCAG GCACTCAGGCGTTTCCATGGCAGCCCAGGATGTTATAAGAGCCAGCCTGTACCCACGGACCCTGGTGAAGAGCATGAGGATAGAATAAAGAAGGACAAGTCACTGATCACTCACGATGACCTGTTTGAGAGGGTGGCCAGGGAGGCCAAGACTAAGGCTACCTTCAACAGAGTGGTGGATGTCTTCAGTAAGAGGGACATACGGCGTCGGGGTCATGTAGAGTTCATATACGCTGCCTTGAAGAAGATGCCAGAGTTTGGTGTGGAACGGGACCTTACAGTCTACAACAAGCTGTTGGATGTCTTTCCCAAGGAGGTGTTTGTCCCCAGGAATTTTATCCAGCGCATGTTCAACCACTACCCCCGACAGCAGGAGTGTGGGGTGCAACTGCTGGAACAGATGGAGAACTATG GTATCATGCCAAATGTCGAAAGTAAGGTCCTGATCGTCCAGATCTTCGGGGACAAGAGCCACCCGATGAGGAAGTACCAGCGCATCATGTACTGGTTCCCCAAGTTCAAGCACGCCAACCCCTTCCCCGTCCCCCTGCAGCTCCCCGAGGATCCTGTAGATCTGGCCCGGCTCAGTCTCAACCGCATCGCCAACGACCTGGACGCTAAGGTCACCGTCTACCAGATGCCCTGCACCGACATCTCTGAGTCCGGAGAGGAGATCACCTTCCCACACGTCGTAG GGATCCAGAGCCCAGACCAGATGGAGCTGCTGGCTAAACATAACCCCAACAGGCCTGTGTTTGTGGAGGGCCCCTTCCCCCTGTGGCTGAGGAAGATCTGTGTCTACTACTACATACTCAGGGCTGACCCACTGCCCCCCGAGGAGAAG GTGGAGGAGTCTTACGACCCTGAGAGGTGTTTCGACTACCCTCTCCAGCTGGACCTGGACTTGGACCGGGACATGGGGGACGACGACAGCTTCGACGTGGAAGACG TGGACGAAGGGCCGGTGTTCGCCATGTGTATGACAAGCCAGGGGGATCAGGCCACCCTGAACCAATGGATCTCAGGCCTGCAGGAGACCAACCCCACCCTGGGCCGCGTCCCTACCCTGTTCCGCCTGGAGGCCGGCCCCAGGGAGCTCCAGGGAGTGGCAGACCCCGGACCCGGGTACAGGGAGGAGGgcgaagaggaggcagagacggATATTGTCGTGGAGGAAGAGCGTCAGCGTAGCCAGGGAGTGAAGCAGTGA